In one window of Eleutherodactylus coqui strain aEleCoq1 chromosome 10, aEleCoq1.hap1, whole genome shotgun sequence DNA:
- the HDHD3 gene encoding haloacid dehalogenase-like hydrolase domain-containing protein 3 produces MKLKLLTWDVKDTLLRLRLPVGQQYQAEAKSRGLQVNPTALEASFREVYRNHWRLFPNYGLSQGMTSHRWWLDVVSQTFRLSGIQDEKILQPLAERLYQDFSTAEYWEVLPGAREALQGCGELGLKMAVISNFDRRLEDILRLVGLDGHFDFVLTSERAGVAKPDVGIFHKALKLGDVLPQCAVHVGDNLVNDYKAARHAGMFSLLFQRRLMADVPSDHLIQSLDQLVPRLQGTMK; encoded by the coding sequence ATGAAACTCAAACTTCTAACCTGGGACGTGAAAGACACGTTGCTCCGCTTACGCCTTCCCGTTGGTCAACAGTACCAAGCCGAAGCCAAGAGCAGAGGTCTGCAAGTCAACCCGACCGCTCTGGAGGCATCTTTTCGAGAAGTGTACCGTAACCATTGGCGTCTGTTTCCCAACTATGGCCTATCCCAGGGTATGACTTCCCACCGGTGGTGGTTGGACGTGGTGTCTCAGACCTTCCGACTCTCCGGCATCCAAGATGAGAAGATCCTCCAACCATTAGCTGAGAGACTCTACCAAGACTTCAGCACTGCAGAGTACTGGGAGGTGTTGCCAGGTGCCAGGGAGGCTCTCCAAGGATGTGGTGAACTTGGTCTTAAGATGGCGGTCATCTCCAACTTTGACCGGAGATTGGAGGACATTCTCAGGCTGGTTGGCTTAGATGGACATTTTGACTTTGTGCTGACCTCTGAGCGTGCCGGAGTAGCTAAACCGGACGTAGGTATTTTTCACAAGGCCCTTAAATTGGGGGATGTGTTGCCGCAATGCGCTGTCCACGTTGGAGATAACTTGGTGAATGATTATAAGGCAGCAAGGCATGCTGGGATGTTCAGCTTACTCTTCCAGAGGCGGCTGATGGCGGACGTCCCTTCAGATCACCTGATCCAGTCACTGGATCAGCTCGTCCCCAGACTACAAGGGACTATGAAATAA